A genomic region of Arachis stenosperma cultivar V10309 chromosome 9, arast.V10309.gnm1.PFL2, whole genome shotgun sequence contains the following coding sequences:
- the LOC130951851 gene encoding transcription factor ABORTED MICROSPORES: protein MQSNVVGDDNNNENQVMMNNNNNNNNNQFVLTTAPETSPHDEIPITLCSSPLNFMQQFRTMNKNNDNNNNNNAFSEEYQGSIFLHENQNNNNQPMKAAAMEEEEEEEQQVGTKENNNNHKNEGGVVGVGRSDSMSDCSDQNEEEEDGKYRRRNGKGNQSKNLVAERKRRKKLNDRLYNLRSLVPRISKLDRASILGDAIEFVKDLQKQVKDLQDELEDNNNNSDTTAVDHHDSSNQFLDHFGASYVVPNHKHMQQEAVDATTITMDKQHSQQMEPQVEVAVIDGKEYFVKVFCEHRAGGFVKLMEALNTLGMDVVHATVTSHKGLVSNVFKVEKKDSDMVEAEDVRDSLLELTRNPSYRVWSNNNTKNSNPTSENSNGVAVGRDHHHHHHHHMPAYHPHPFHT from the exons ATGCAATCAAATGTTGTTGGagatgataataataatgaaaatcaAGTGATgatgaacaacaacaacaacaataacaataatcagTTTGTTCTCACAACTGCACCAGAAACTTCACCACATGATGAAATCCCCATCACTCTATGCAGTTCTCCACTCAACTTCATGCAACAGTTCAGAACAATGAATAAGAACAACgataacaacaataacaacaatgcaTTTTCTGAAGAATACCAAGGTTCAATATTCCTCCATGAAAACCAAAACAACAATAACCAGCCAATGAAAGCAGCAGcaatggaggaagaagaagaagaagagcagcAAGTGGGGACAAAGGAGAATAATAACAACCACAAAAATGAAGGAGGAGTTGTTGGTGTTGGAAGGTCAGATTCAATGTCAGATTGCAGTGATCAGAacgaagaagaggaagatggaAAATATAGAAGGAGGAATGGAAAAGGGAACCAGTCAAAGAACCTTGTTgcggaaagaaagagaaggaagaaaCTGAATGACAGGCTGTACAATCTTCGTTCATTGGTTCCAAGAATATCCAAGCTTGATAGAGCTTCCATTCTTGGCGATGCAATTGAGTTTGTTAAGGATTTGCAAAAGCAGGTCAAGGATCTTCAAGATGAACTTGAGGACAATAACAACAATTCTGACACTACTGCTGTTGATCATCATGATAGTAGCAACCAGTTTCTTGATCATTTCGGAGCATCCTATGTTGTCCCAAATCACAAGCATATGCAGCAAGAAGCAGTGGATGCCACTACTATTACCATGGACAAGCAGCACTCCCAACAAATGGAG CCGCAAGTGGAAGTGGCAGTGATAGATGGGAAGGAGTACTTTGTGAAGGTATTCTGTGAGCACAGAGCAGGTGGGTTTGTGAAATTGATGGAGGCACTCAACACCTTAGGCATGGATGTTGTACATGCCACTGTCACTAGCCACAAAGGCCTTGTCTCTAATGTCTTCAAAGTTGAG AAAAAGGATAGTGATATGGTGGAGGCTGAGGATGTGAGAGACTCATTGCTAGAGCTTACAAGGAACCCATCATATAGGGTGTGGAGtaataataatacaaagaatAGTAATCCCACATCGGAGAATTCCAATGGTGTTGCTGTGGGAAgggatcatcatcatcatcatcatcatcacatgCCCGCATATCATCCCCATCCATTTCATACTTAA
- the LOC130948512 gene encoding probable ubiquitin-conjugating enzyme E2 23 — protein sequence MGVQQHKVRSRGNEAGGNACTSSSSNHGDAMNASPASAVSNPSVNSSNTDGDEVNGPSDISAKKNITPHIYRQDVVKDKTNGAIGIVTEVAGDSDSDSDSSVTDDEDDSEDEDDDLEESNGDANNNNASKNSDRNGTDGHSKTGALLADQLRALWMDESEPTRNFSDVEVVDRGFLHGDFVAAASDPTGQVGVVVDVNTSVDLLAPDGSTIKEISSKNLKRIRDFTIGDYVVLGPWLGRIDDVLDNVTVLFDDGSVCKVTKADPLNLKPISKNMVEDVHFPYYPGQRVRASSSSVFKNSRWLSGLWKANRLEGTVTKVTVGSVFVYWIASAGYGAYSSTAPAEEQSPRNLKLLSCFAHANWQLGDWCLLPSSAYSSSISMEKGMSKLELNDSVYNELDSNPTGSGCDSEDAAVEESNGNKDAMVLDPVNSSGGNDGAAVSNTSRDNSSCGSSISVSKEPVHETWPLHRKKIRKVVIRKEKRARKKEESFEKALLIANTRTRVDVAWQDGTIERGLHSTSLIPIDNPGDHEFVSEQYVVEKTSDDGEDTCEARRVGVVRSVNAKERTACVRWLKPVERPEDPRVFDKEEIVSVYELEGHPDYDYCYGDVVVRLSPVSVWIETDSVGESTKKLSQKNEEVGMKKETKSPTGSSSSKAENASGGQTCAEFSDLSWVGNITGLNNGDIEVTWADGMVSTVGPQAIYVVGRDDDDESIAAGSELSDAASWETVNDDEMEVDEDSKEDIERENSSSVTSEADETGENDSGTAAALSSVPLAALRFVTRLASGIFSMGQRNLDSADSQSKSESELSDESCSQQCLNKDGDNLSNKNEINEEAAAQEAAEILKTLGTECSLSTEDAPATCDNDICSFKHFDIATDPSDNYFIGANGQSNNRKWFKKVQQDWSILQNNLPEEIYVRVYEDRMDLLRAVIVGPYGTPYQDGLFFFDFHLPPEYPDVPPSAYYHSGGWRINPNLYEEGKVCLSLLNTWTGRGNEVWDPKSSSILQVLVSLQGLVLNSKPYFNEAGYDKQIGTAEGEKNSLSYNENTFLLNCKTMMYLMRKPPKDFDMLIKEHFRQRGHNILKACDAYMKGYLIGTLTKDASVSDKSEQNSTSVGFKLMLAKIVPKLFSSLSNVGADCEEFKHLKEL from the exons ATGATGATCTTGAGGAAAGCAATGGTGatgctaataataataatgctagCAAAAATTCTGATAGGAATGGCACTGATGGGCACTCCAAAACTGGTGCCCTTCTAGCTGACCAGCTGCGTGCACTCTGGATGGATGAATCTGAACCTACTCGAAATTTCAGTGATGTAGAAGTAGTTGATCGTGGATTTTTACATGGGGATTTCGTTGCCGCTGCTTCAGACCCTACTGGTCAAGTTGGTGTAGTGGTAGATGTGAATACGTCTGTGGATTTGTTGGCCCCTGATGGATCTACAATAAAAGAGATCTCATCCAAAAACTTAAAACGTATTAGGGACTTTACCATTGGTGATTATGTTGTGCTTGGTCCTTGGCTAGGCAGAATCGATGATGTTTTAGATAATGTGACTGTCCTATTTGATGATGGTTCAGTGTGTAAAGTCACCAAAGCAGATCCTTTGAATCTTAAACCAATTTCTAAGAATATGGTTGAAGATGTGCATTTCCCCTATTACCCTGGGCAACGTGTAAGGGCTAGTTCATCATCAGTTTTCAAGAATTCAAGATGGCTGTCTGGCTTGTGGAAAGCAAATCGGTTGGAAGGTACTGTCACTAAGGTTACAGTTGGGTCAGTGTTTGTTTATTGGATAGCATCTGCAGGTTATGGGGCGTATTCTTCTACTGCACCAGCTGAAGAGCAAAGTCCAAGGAACCTAAAATTGTTGTCCTGTTTTGCACATGCAAATTGGCAATTAGGTGACTGGTGTCTCTTGCCCTCATCAGCATATTCATCATCAATTTCCATGGAGAAAGGCATGTCAAAGTTAGAACTTAATGATTCTGTTTACAATGAACTAGATTCTAATCCAACAGGAAGTGGATGTGATTCAGAAGATGCTGCTGTTGAGGAATCTAATGGGAATAAGGATGCTATGGTCCTTGATCCAGTGAATTCTTCGGGAGGGAATGATGGAGCTGCTGTAAGTAACACATCTCGTGATAATAGCTCATGTGGTAGTTCCATCTCGGTATCTAAGGAACCGGTACATGAGACTTGGCCTCTTCATCGTAAGAAAATAAGGAAAGTTGtaattaggaaggaaaaaaGGGCCCGgaagaaagaggaaagttttGAGAAAGCTCTTTTGATTGCCAACACAAGGACGCGTGTTGATGTCGCATGGCAGGATGGCACCATAGAGCGTGGACTACATTCTACAAGCCTGATTCCTATAGATAATCCTGGTGATCATGAATTTGTTTCGGAACAATATGTGGTTGAGAAGACATCTGATGATGGTGAGGATACTTGTGAAGCTAGGCGTGTTGGGGTGGTTAGAAGTGTTAACGCGAAGGAGCGGACAGCTTGTGTGAGGTGGTTAAAACCAGTTGAACGTCCAGAAGATCCTAGAGTTTTTGACAAGGAGGAAATAGTAAGTGTATATGAGCTAGAGGGCCACCCAGATTATGATTACTGCTATGGAGATGTGGTTGTTCGGCTGTCACCTGTGTCTGTCTGGATAGAGACAGATTCTGTTGGAGAGTCCACTAAGAAATTGTCCCAGAAAAATGAGGAAGTtgggatgaaaaaggaaacaaaaagCCCTACAGGTTCCAGTAGTAGTAAAGCAGAAAATGCATCTGGCGGGCAAACGTGTGCAGAGTTCTCTGACCTTTCTTGGGTTGGGAATATAACTGGTCTTAACAATGGTGATATTGAAGTTACATGGGCAGATGGGATGGTGTCAACG GTCGGACCCCAGGCAATCTATGTTGTTGGTcgagatgatgatgatgaatcaATTGCTGCTGGAAGTGAACTAAGTGATGCTGCAAGCTGGGAAACTGTTAATGATGATGAAATGGAAGTCGACGAGGACTCCAAAGAG GATATCGAGAGGGAAAATTCAAGCAGTGTTACTTCTGAGGCAGATGAGACTGGAGAGAACGATTCTGGAACGGCTGCAGCACTTTCTTCTGTACCCCTAGCCGCCTTACGATTTGTCACCAGACTTGCCTCAGGGATATTCTCAATGGGCCAAAGAAACTTAGATTCTGCTGACTCGCAGTCCAAAAGTGAAAGTGAACTTAGTGACGAGTCTTGTTCTCAGCAATGTCTCAACAAAGATGGGGACAATTTAAgcaataaaaatgaaataaatgaaGAAGCTGCTGCTCAAGAAGCAGCTGAAATATTGAAAACACTTGGGACAGAGTGTAGCCTTAGCACTGAAGATGCTCCAGCAACTTGCGACAATGATATTTGTAGTTTCAAACACTTTGACATAGCGACAGACCCTTCAGACAATTACTTTATTGGTGCAAATGGACAG AGTAATAACCGAAAATGGTTTAAGAAGGTGCAACAAGATTGGAGCATACTGCAGAATAACCTTCCAG AGGAAATCTATGTCCGAGTTTATGAGGATAGAATGGATCTTTTGAGAGCAGTTATTGTAGGGCCATACGGGACCCCATACCAAGATGGtctctttttctttgattttcacCTTCCACCAGAGTACCCTGATGTGCCACCA TCAGCATATTATCATTCTGGTGGTTGGCGTATTAACCCTAATTTGTACGAGGAAGGGAAGGTGTGCCTAAGCCTTCTAAATACATGGACGGGCAGAGGAAATGAAGTATGGGATCCAAAATCTTCCAGTATCCTTCAAGTCCTAGTTTCACTACAAGGTTTGGTGCTCAACTCTAAGCCTTACTTCAACGAAGCTGGGTATGACAAACAGATTGGAACAGCAGAAGGAGAGAAGAATTCACTGTCATACAATGAGAATACGTTTTTACTCAACTGCAAGACTATGATGTATCTTATGCGTAAACCCCCCAAG GACTTTGACATGCTCATCAAAGAACATTTTAGGCAGCGCGGTCATAACATCCTCAAGGCTTGTGATGCATATATGAAGGGTTACTTGATTGGCACATTGACCAAAGATGCTTCTGTGAGTGACAAGAGTGAACAGAATTCAACTTCTGTGGGTTTCAAGTTGATGCTAGCCAAGATAGTGCCAAAGCTTTTCTCGTCATTGAGCAATGTTGGCGCGGATTGCGAAGAATTCAAGCATCTGAAAGAGTTGTAG
- the LOC130950288 gene encoding mavicyanin-like: MGGTKSLKNCTLLLSITLTLLCGFLLSFSMATVYFVGDQDEWNSQTDYASWAEGNNFTLGDLLVFKYVKGQHNVYEVSEESFRSCDTSNGVLAKYESGKDEVELKKVKKYWFICNIAGHCLGGMRFGIDVKQRTNLTHHASNFSDHALTPHNNIEPTPSFNNNNSSIILMYMFFYTLSSSTL; this comes from the exons ATGGGAGGCACAAAATCTCTCAAGAATTGTACCTTGCTGCTTTCAATTACTCTCACTTTGCTTTGTGGTTTTCTATTGAGCTTTTCCATGGCTACTGTTTATTTTGTTGGTGACCAAGATGAATGGAATAGCCAGACAGATTATGCTTCATGGGCAGAGGGAAACAATTTTACTCTTGGTGATCTTCTAg TTTTCAAGTATGTTAAAGGGCAACATAATGTGTATGAAGTAAGTGAGGAGAGTTTCCGATCATGTGACACAAGCAATGGAGTGTTGGCAAAATATGAGAGTGGAAAAGATGAAGTTGAACTCAAAAAGGTGAAGAAATATTGGTTCATTTGCAACATTGCAGGGCACTGCCTTGGAGGCATGAGATTTGGAATTGATGTTAAACAAAGAACCAATCTTACCCACCATGCTTCAAATTTCAGTGATCATGCATTAACCCCACATAACAATATTGAACCTACTCCctcatttaataataataattcttctATAA tTTTGATGTACATGTTTTTCTATACTCTTTCTTCCTCAACATTATGA